A portion of the Malania oleifera isolate guangnan ecotype guangnan chromosome 3, ASM2987363v1, whole genome shotgun sequence genome contains these proteins:
- the LOC131150821 gene encoding FCS-Like Zinc finger 11 has product MLRKRNRSIQKVQHMGDSYFQSDILGQKHRTNSFFTVPGLFIGLNSKGSSDSDAVRSPTSPLDFRFLSNLGNPFRSPRVHHDVYQKSWDCSKVGLSIVDSLDDTRTGKVLRSSDSKTILFGPQMRIKTSNSKSHLNFFDTPNSLPKNYPIFADNQMETCHSPKDNSDVLFGIGETPLEADTFGKIRSCSLDSGRSMLLLTDLADRNPNFSSGNFCMESTSSQMSSGGQSMERSMNEDRILHTKTTSIPLSVGSGPSGHGLVGSLSTSEIELSEDYTRVISHGPNPKTTHIFGDCILECHSNDLLNLSKNEELEDGLPGAVKCSEISPPFPSVDFLSFCYYCKKKLEGKDIYMYRGEKAFCSLSCRSQEISIDEEMEKTINDSAENFPKKNFPDAHREAGIFIAP; this is encoded by the exons ATGCTGAGGAAGAGGAACAGATCAATTCAGAAAGTTCAGCACATGGGAGACTCCTATTTTCAATCTGACATTTTAGGGCAGAAGCATAGAACAAACTCTTTTTTCACTGTCCCTGGTCTGTTTATAGGGTTGAATTCGAAGGGCTCATCAGATTCTGATGCAGTTAGAAGCCCTACCTCTCCTTTGGATTTTAGATTTTTGTCAAATCTGGGCAACCCCTTTAGGTCCCCAAGAGTTCACCATGATGTGTACCAGAAGAGCTGGGATTGCAGTAAGGTAGGCCTAAGCATCGTAGATTCTCTTGATGACACTAGGACTGGGAAAGTTCTCCGATCATCCGACAGTAAGACGATTCTTTTCGGACCACAAATGAGGATTAAGACCTCAAACTCTAAAAGCCATTTGAATTTTTTTGACACACCAAACTCTCTCCCTAAAAATTATCCAATTTTTGCTGATAACCAAATGGAAACCTGCCATAGCCCAAAGGACAATTCTGATGTTCTGTTCGGAATTGGAGAAACCCCATTAGAAGCTGACACATTTGGAAAAATCCGATCTTGTTCACTGGATTCTGGACGGTCAATGTTGCTCCTGACCGATTTAGCTGACCGAAATCCCAATTTTAGTTCTGGGAATTTTTGCATGGAGAGCACGAGCTCTCAGATGAGTTCAGGTGGTCAGTCGATGGAAAGAAGCATGAATGAAGATAGGATTTTGCATACCAAAACGACTTCAATCCCACTTTCTGTTGGTTCTGGGCCTTCTGGCCATGGACTTGTTGGGTCCCTTTCAACAAGTGAGATAGAGCTTTCTGAAGATTACACCCGTGTAATTTCACATGGTCCCAACCCCAAAACAACTCATATATTTGGTGACTGCATTTTGGAATGTCACAGTAATGACTTATTGAATCTTAGCAAGAATGAAGAATTAGAGGATGGATTGCCTGGGGCCGTGAAATGCTCGGAAATATCCCCTCCATTTCCTTCAGTTGATTTCTTAAGCTTCTGTTATTATTGCAAGAAGAAGCTGGAGGGAAAAGATATTTATATGTACAG AGGTGAGAAAGCATTTTGCAGTTTGAGTTGCCGTTCGCAGGAGATTTCAATTGACGAGGAAATGGAGAAAACTATCAATGACTCCGCGGAAAACTTCCCTAAGAAAAACTTTCCGGACGCACATCGTGAAGCTGGCATTTTCATTGCTCCATGA